From Topomyia yanbarensis strain Yona2022 chromosome 1, ASM3024719v1, whole genome shotgun sequence, one genomic window encodes:
- the LOC131681477 gene encoding protein white isoform X1 codes for MTINTDDHYADSDSKNPIASRQPIYECTWRLSFESRNYDFPATSYRYSTSSYQEADDGVQSNDKSTLIQVWKPKSYGSVKGQIPQHERLTYTWKEIDVFGETPGDSKKESLCSRLCSCFSRQKKDFNPRKHLLKNVTGVAKSGELLAVLGSSGAGKTTLLNALAFRSPPGVKVSPTSLRALNGIPVNAEQLRARCAYVQQDDLFIAALTTKEHLIFQAMLRMGRDVPKSVKMNRVNEVLQELSLTRCANTLIGSPGRMKGLSGGERKRLAFASESLTDPHLLLCDEPTSGLDSFMAHSVLQVLKGMAMKGKTIILTIHQPSSELYCLFDKILLMAEGRVAFLGSPYQAAEFFSQLGIPCPPNYNPADFYVQMLAIAPNKEMECRDTIKKICDSFATSPAAREVMDAASAGKNVEQQFFLQPVNGASKTGYRSSWWTQFYYVLWRSWLTVLKDPMLVKVRLLQTAMVATLIGTIYFGQKMDQDGVMNINGSLFLFLTNMTFQNVFAVINVFSAELPVFLREKRSRLFRVDTYFLGKTIAEVPLFIIIPFVFTSITYPMIGLKSGVEHYFMALFIVTLVANVATSFGYLISCASSSISMALSIGPPVIIPFLIFGGFFLNSASVPAYFEYLSYLSWFRYANEALLINQWSMVQEGEISCTRMNVTCPSSGQIILETFNFRVEDLTFDIVCLCALIIVFRLGALFCLWLRSRSKE; via the exons CAACCCATTTACGAATGCACCTGGCGGTTAAGCTTCGAGTCACGGAATTACGATTTTCCAGCTACTTCCTAT cGTTACAGTACCAGCAGCTACCAAGAAGCAGACGATGGTGTCCAGAGCAATGACAAATCCACCCTAATCCAGGTGTGGAAGCCTAAAAGCTACGGTTCGGTAAAAGGGCAAATTCCTCAGCATGAGCGGCTCACGTACACGTGGAAAGAGATTGACGTATTTGGGGAGACACCTGGTGATTCGAAGAAGGAATCACTCTGCAGTCGGTTGTGTTCATGCTTTTCACGCCAGAAGAAAGACTTCAATCCTCGCAAACACCTGTTGAAAAATGTTACCGGTGTGGCCAAAAGTGGCGAGCTTTTGGCTGTATTAGGGAGCTCCGGTGCCGGTAAAACTACTCTACTCAATGCGTTGGCATTCAGATCTCCACCAGGGGTGAAAGTATCTCCAACTTCACTTCGAGCATTGAACGGAATTCCGGTAAACGCAGAACAGTTGCGGGCTCGATGCGCATACGTGCAACAGGACGATCTGTTCATAGCTGCCCTAACCACCAAGGAACATCTTATCTTTCAAGCGATGCTACGAATGGGTAGGGATGTTCCAAAAAGTGTAAAAATGAATCGAGTAAACGAAGTACTTCAGGAATTGTCGCTAACTAGATGCGCGAACACGCTCATTGGCTCCCCCGGACGCATGAAAGGGCTTTCTGGGGGAGAACGAAAACGATTGGCTTTTGCCTCCGAATCTCTCACCGATCCCCATCTGTTACTCTGTGACGAACCCACCTCCGGTCTGGACTCCTTTATGGCTCACAGCGTTCTACAGGTGCTGAAGGGAATGGCAATGAAAGGAAAGACTATAATACTAACCATACATCAACCTTCTTCGGAGCTGTACTGCCTGTTCGACAAGATACTACTAATGGCGGAAGGACGGGTTGCGTTCCTCGGTTCACCCTACCAAGCGGCGGAGTTTTTCTCGCA ACTTGGAATCCCCTGCCCGCCCAACTACAACCCGGCCGATTTCTACGTCCAGATGCTGGCCATCGCTCCGAACAAGGAAATGGAATGCCGCGATACGATTAAGAAAATTTGCGACTCCTTCGCAACCAGCCCGGCAGCGCGAGAGGTGATGGATGCGGCCAGCGCTGGAAAGAACGTCGAGCAGCAGTTTTTCCTACAACCGGTGAACGGCGCCAGTAAAACCGGATACCGATCCAGCTGGTGGACTCAGTTCTACTACGTACTGTGGCGTTCCTGGCTGACGGTGCTCAAAGACCCAATGCTGGTTAAAGTTCGTTTGCTTCAAACTGCC ATGGTTGCAACGCTAATCGGTACGATCTACTTCGGCCAGAAAATGGACCAGGATGGTGTCATGAACATCAATGGGTCACTTTTCCTCTTTTTAACGAATATGACCTTCCAAAATGTGTTTGCCGTTATCAATGTGTTTTCTGCTGAGCTGCCAGTGTTCTTGCGAGAAAAGCGATCGCGTTTGTTCCGAGTGGATACCTACTTTCTAGGGAAAACTATTGCTGAAGTTCCGTTGTTCATAATAATTCCATTTGTGTTCACCTCGATTACGTATCCGATGATCGGACTGAAGTCCGGTGTGGAACACTACTTTATGGCTCTTTTCATTGTAACGCTGGTTGCAAATGTGGCGACATCTTTCG gaTATTTAATCTCCTGTGCCAGCTCTTCAATTTCCATGGCGCTCTCAATAGGCCCTCCGGTTATCATACCGTTCCTGATTTTTGGAGGATTCTTCCTAAATTCAGCCTCAGTTCCGGCCTACTTTGAGTACTTGTCCTATCTATCGTGGTTTCGTTATGCCAACGAAGCACTGCTGATCAACCAGTGGAGTATGGTGCAGGAAGGAGAGATCTCTTGCACCCGTATGAACGTAACTTGTCCTAGCTCGGGTCAAATCATTCTCGAAACGTTCAACTTCAGAGTGGAGGATCTAACCTTCGACATCGTGTGCCTGTGTGCTCTGATAATTGTGTTCCGCCTCGGAGCCCTCTTTTGCCTATGGTTGCGCTCGAGAAGCAAGGAGTGA
- the LOC131681477 gene encoding protein white isoform X2, giving the protein MTINTDDHYADSDSKNPIASRRYSTSSYQEADDGVQSNDKSTLIQVWKPKSYGSVKGQIPQHERLTYTWKEIDVFGETPGDSKKESLCSRLCSCFSRQKKDFNPRKHLLKNVTGVAKSGELLAVLGSSGAGKTTLLNALAFRSPPGVKVSPTSLRALNGIPVNAEQLRARCAYVQQDDLFIAALTTKEHLIFQAMLRMGRDVPKSVKMNRVNEVLQELSLTRCANTLIGSPGRMKGLSGGERKRLAFASESLTDPHLLLCDEPTSGLDSFMAHSVLQVLKGMAMKGKTIILTIHQPSSELYCLFDKILLMAEGRVAFLGSPYQAAEFFSQLGIPCPPNYNPADFYVQMLAIAPNKEMECRDTIKKICDSFATSPAAREVMDAASAGKNVEQQFFLQPVNGASKTGYRSSWWTQFYYVLWRSWLTVLKDPMLVKVRLLQTAMVATLIGTIYFGQKMDQDGVMNINGSLFLFLTNMTFQNVFAVINVFSAELPVFLREKRSRLFRVDTYFLGKTIAEVPLFIIIPFVFTSITYPMIGLKSGVEHYFMALFIVTLVANVATSFGYLISCASSSISMALSIGPPVIIPFLIFGGFFLNSASVPAYFEYLSYLSWFRYANEALLINQWSMVQEGEISCTRMNVTCPSSGQIILETFNFRVEDLTFDIVCLCALIIVFRLGALFCLWLRSRSKE; this is encoded by the exons cGTTACAGTACCAGCAGCTACCAAGAAGCAGACGATGGTGTCCAGAGCAATGACAAATCCACCCTAATCCAGGTGTGGAAGCCTAAAAGCTACGGTTCGGTAAAAGGGCAAATTCCTCAGCATGAGCGGCTCACGTACACGTGGAAAGAGATTGACGTATTTGGGGAGACACCTGGTGATTCGAAGAAGGAATCACTCTGCAGTCGGTTGTGTTCATGCTTTTCACGCCAGAAGAAAGACTTCAATCCTCGCAAACACCTGTTGAAAAATGTTACCGGTGTGGCCAAAAGTGGCGAGCTTTTGGCTGTATTAGGGAGCTCCGGTGCCGGTAAAACTACTCTACTCAATGCGTTGGCATTCAGATCTCCACCAGGGGTGAAAGTATCTCCAACTTCACTTCGAGCATTGAACGGAATTCCGGTAAACGCAGAACAGTTGCGGGCTCGATGCGCATACGTGCAACAGGACGATCTGTTCATAGCTGCCCTAACCACCAAGGAACATCTTATCTTTCAAGCGATGCTACGAATGGGTAGGGATGTTCCAAAAAGTGTAAAAATGAATCGAGTAAACGAAGTACTTCAGGAATTGTCGCTAACTAGATGCGCGAACACGCTCATTGGCTCCCCCGGACGCATGAAAGGGCTTTCTGGGGGAGAACGAAAACGATTGGCTTTTGCCTCCGAATCTCTCACCGATCCCCATCTGTTACTCTGTGACGAACCCACCTCCGGTCTGGACTCCTTTATGGCTCACAGCGTTCTACAGGTGCTGAAGGGAATGGCAATGAAAGGAAAGACTATAATACTAACCATACATCAACCTTCTTCGGAGCTGTACTGCCTGTTCGACAAGATACTACTAATGGCGGAAGGACGGGTTGCGTTCCTCGGTTCACCCTACCAAGCGGCGGAGTTTTTCTCGCA ACTTGGAATCCCCTGCCCGCCCAACTACAACCCGGCCGATTTCTACGTCCAGATGCTGGCCATCGCTCCGAACAAGGAAATGGAATGCCGCGATACGATTAAGAAAATTTGCGACTCCTTCGCAACCAGCCCGGCAGCGCGAGAGGTGATGGATGCGGCCAGCGCTGGAAAGAACGTCGAGCAGCAGTTTTTCCTACAACCGGTGAACGGCGCCAGTAAAACCGGATACCGATCCAGCTGGTGGACTCAGTTCTACTACGTACTGTGGCGTTCCTGGCTGACGGTGCTCAAAGACCCAATGCTGGTTAAAGTTCGTTTGCTTCAAACTGCC ATGGTTGCAACGCTAATCGGTACGATCTACTTCGGCCAGAAAATGGACCAGGATGGTGTCATGAACATCAATGGGTCACTTTTCCTCTTTTTAACGAATATGACCTTCCAAAATGTGTTTGCCGTTATCAATGTGTTTTCTGCTGAGCTGCCAGTGTTCTTGCGAGAAAAGCGATCGCGTTTGTTCCGAGTGGATACCTACTTTCTAGGGAAAACTATTGCTGAAGTTCCGTTGTTCATAATAATTCCATTTGTGTTCACCTCGATTACGTATCCGATGATCGGACTGAAGTCCGGTGTGGAACACTACTTTATGGCTCTTTTCATTGTAACGCTGGTTGCAAATGTGGCGACATCTTTCG gaTATTTAATCTCCTGTGCCAGCTCTTCAATTTCCATGGCGCTCTCAATAGGCCCTCCGGTTATCATACCGTTCCTGATTTTTGGAGGATTCTTCCTAAATTCAGCCTCAGTTCCGGCCTACTTTGAGTACTTGTCCTATCTATCGTGGTTTCGTTATGCCAACGAAGCACTGCTGATCAACCAGTGGAGTATGGTGCAGGAAGGAGAGATCTCTTGCACCCGTATGAACGTAACTTGTCCTAGCTCGGGTCAAATCATTCTCGAAACGTTCAACTTCAGAGTGGAGGATCTAACCTTCGACATCGTGTGCCTGTGTGCTCTGATAATTGTGTTCCGCCTCGGAGCCCTCTTTTGCCTATGGTTGCGCTCGAGAAGCAAGGAGTGA
- the LOC131681470 gene encoding sphingomyelin phosphodiesterase 4 — MDSAGARILEILNLPPMMRCPELGLLIDRASLKELQDIYPLLINSIFGINTGIGWGFRTMTRDTHPHDFDILYNFFIPIGGPMFRLCYRLLNDSLKYELPISYLPPKMQQLLESGRYPAFYSDIINVDPFRRQIVSLALNAFDYFIFFFVLHGIVSPQQLCPAALSLGNEKAKTLYLILTAEYLCTFLPSHPDSIVLPQIVCGSIKVSSPATIPVMQPTKSPKYLLMSAIHHHTPATATSHQRSTNSSSIESSRAYCWRSETVLYVFIDCWLRLDVDDSRELPSNEFIRCVRILIKQLHAFGNSSEMDNTSMALLRQSAQPLMNARIYGFLKSLMARWPLDSSFSDVLELWLSYIQPWRYTFNRDLSNSADMSITPRHESFIVDNLIVYTQIFVQLIPRFERMDLTTLRNVLMLFRLLKVFSQSNLIDLLNQNEIVMSSNNNANLNNSTFNVSGASNRSMGNLSTGLNRSSGEWKSFNSSGGRPGTPGNRSTGEANDDSYVFMFGEQFTTEIEELLKKIYVSSLIASENLRHIQQEKSNRYQGVLKYVYKIVGYFDYDPVYAAMLNDRQKIPEILDVALSSLARMFQIPLTEDLFRGESMQIDTPSLTEQSTNTIWDTTLDSTHSSQSFSLSPQLMKRRKNLLCYTGDPALLPITGTEFTFLVRFLHQLSCKLNLMFDSEMVDLWHRNDIWGKLSRQVLSPPIVTQTFDKSQGVCVLKQDTLGPRICLRLLASYKSSFVILCSFLFGYLVFNAPSYGFMLLVAITFIYLLIKSIVGDVTTVRMEPRQLDRTG, encoded by the exons ATGGATTCTGCCGGC GCAAGAATCTTGGAAATACTCAACCTCCCGCCAATGATGCGCTGTCCTGAATTGGGACTTCTCATTGACCGAGCCAG cCTCAAAGAGCTTCAGGACATCTACCCCCTGTTGATTAACTCAATATTCGGAATAAATACCGGAATCGGATGGGGTTTCCGAACAATGACACGAGATACGCATCCGCATGATTTCGATATACTCTACAACTTTTTCATTCCCATCGGGGGTCCAATGTTTCGGCTGTGCTACCGGTTGCTGAACGATTCATTGAAATATGAGCTTCCCATATCCTATCTTCCG CCTAAAATGCAACAGTTGCTTGAGAGTGGTCGTTACCCTGCATTTTACAGTGACATCATCAATGTAGATCCGTTTAGAAGGCAAATCGTATCACTTGCCTTAA ATGCGTtcgattattttattttctttttcgtgCTGCATGGAATAGTTTCCCCGCAACAACTTTGCCCAGCTGCCCTATCGCTCGGTAACGAAAAAGCCAAAACGTTGTACCTTATTCTGACTGCAGAATATCtgtgcacatttttgcctaGCCACCCAGATTCAATTGTGCTGCCCCAAATTGTATGTGGCAGCATTAAAGTGTCCTCGCCTGCCACTATTCCGGTGATGCA GCCAACAAAATCACCAAAATACCTGCTGATGTCGGCGATTCATCATCACACTCCCGCGACGGCTACGTCCCATCAGCGCTCAACCAACAGCAGCTCGATAGAATCGTCTCGCGCTTACTGCTGGCGCTCGGAAACTGTGCTTTACGTTTTTATCGACTGTTGGCTTCGGCTAGACGTGGATGATTCGCGAGAACTTCCGAGCAACGAGTTCATCCGATGTGTCCGGATTCTTATCAAACAGCTTCATGCCTTTGGCAATAGTTCAGAGATGGACAACACATCGATGGCTCTTCTGCGGCAGTCGGCACAGCCACTCATGAATGCCAGAATATATGGCTTTCTGAAATCATTGATGGCTCGCTGGCCCTTGGACAGTTCGTTTTCGGATGTGCTGGAGCTGTGGCTTAGTTACATTCAACCGTGGCGGTACACTTTCAATCGAGATCTGAGTAACAGCGCCGATATGTCGATTACGCCAAGGCATGAAAGTTTTATCGTTGACAATTTGATTGTGTACACCCAGATTTTCGTTCAGTTGATTCCACGATTCGAGCGGATGGATTTGACCACACTCAGAAACGTGCTGATGCTATTCCGACTGCTAAAAGTATTCAGTCAAAGCAATTTGATCGATTTGCTGAACCAAAATGAAATCGTAATGTCATCGAATAACAATGCCAACCTTAACAATTCAACATTCAACGTTTCCGGGGCTTCCAATCGCAGTATGGGCAATCTGAGCACAGGTCTAAACCGATCCAGCGGTGAGTGGAAATCGTTTAATTCAAGCGGCGGTAGGCCTGGAACACCAGGAAATCGATCGACGGGGGAGGCAAACGATGATAGTTATGTGTTCATGTTTGGGGAGCAGTTTACCACAGAGATTGAGGAACTGTTGAAAAAGATTTACGTTTCCTCGTTGATTGCGAGTGAAAATTTAAGACACATTCAACAGGAGAAGAGCAACCGGTACCAGGGGGTGCTCAAGTACGTGTATAAAATTGTTGGATATTTTGACTACGACCCTGTTTATGCGGCGATGCTCAACGATCGGCAGAAAATCCCAGAAATTTTGGATGTTGCACTGTCGTCACTCGCTAGAATGTTTCAG ATCCCCCTCACCGAAGACCTATTCCGAGGTGAATCGATGCAGATTGACACCCCATCGCTGACCGAGCAGTCAACCAACACGATCTGGGATACCACCCTGGATTCGACACATTCTTCCCAGTCCTTTTCCCTATCGCCACAGCTTATGAAACGTCGTAAAAACTTACTGTGCTATACTGGTGACCCTGCGCTTCTCCCCATAACCGGCACTGAGTTTACGTTCTTGGTTCGATTTCTGCACCAGCTGTCGTGCAAGCTGAATCTGATGTTCGATAGTGAAATGGTCGACCTGTGGCATCGGAACGATATTTGGGGTAAACTCAGTCGTCAGGTGTTAAGCCCTCCGATAGTGACACAGACCTTCGATAAGTCCCAGGGAGTTTGCGTGCTGAAGCAGGACACTTTGGGTCCTAGAATTTGCCTTCGACTGCTGGCTTCCTACAAGTCATCGTTTGTGATACTATGCTCGTTCCTGTTCGGTTATTTGGTGTTCAACGCACCAAGCTACGGGTTCATGTTGCTCGTGGCGATAAcgtttatttatttgcttatcAAATCGATTGTTGGCGATGTGACAACCGTTCGGATGGAACCAAGGCAACTGGATCGAACAGGTTAG
- the LOC131681507 gene encoding uncharacterized protein LOC131681507 encodes MFLSKGVRHFLSPHIRVYFLPNINVINRDVIIAKTRFLGLPPSFHSSCKLEVKKFSDSENDFAREILQQNAAGIAVKTLQSSATNNSEQPEFQQITDWHSLSGQDLLIQFGQVVEICRQNEICISDRRFDQFVEALVNRIASFSDEQLIESLRLLVELGPTPAVNTRNFLDIWKALDQVCLKRITTWKTDELLHMADQWYPLRLSKIGRFVHKAVWKISTRLRKLNKDQLLRTVFYINLTRTPVENMVDIEISLKQNFFLYGVDDVAVLCMGFFKTETPVRSVELIERIYQLTIQNAKEVKDISLTAILKLLRYSSRIPNVQSMDRLLTALTPEIPRLSLLACLHLALLGTDVHLCHQPSLQAIFERFLNDIKLLRLKDMERIAFVATHYNMDLPGQIDRKLLQAILEELPNRVKEITDYPKCYLALLNFLSLKEVYSEQLIRAAFEPRFLALAYGRNITAAGREVVALDAFLRINLRDKNYQGNYFPEKPFKIISKLKQDYVPSLEYRLTKSDRMLLEIQQAFQRRHEFAHIIHVLPHYQRPDVIMLWDGEKSQFLDVCAKCPPQYSGVILSREHLLADEVGNENLRLIAIVAGSWNCYVRDQNRITGGFAMKLKQLGLIGFETVVIPWYEWPMNTIHAKESYLFNKIDKQLVQR; translated from the exons ATGTTCCTGTCCAAGGGTGTCAGGCATTTTTTATCGCCCCATATTCGTGTTTATTTTCTACCGAATATCAATGTTATCAATCGTGATGTGATTATTGCAAAGACTAGATTTCTTGGACTGCCACCAAGTTTTCACAGTTCGTGTAAATTAGAAGTAAAAAAATTCTCGGACAGCGAGAATGATTTCGCACGCGAAATCCTGCAACAGAATGCTGCCGGTATTGCTGTCAAAACGCTACAATCTTCAGCGACAAACAATTCGGAGCAACCAGAATTCCAGCAAATAACCGATTGGCATTCGCTGAGCGGACAAGATCTGTTGATTCAATTTGGTCAAGTGGTAGAAATTTGTCGACAGAACGAAATTTGCATCTCCGACCGTCGATTTGATCAGTTTGTCGAAGCGTTGGTGAACCGGATTGCTAGTTTCAGTGATGAACAACTGATTGAATCTCTGCGTCTGTTGGTTGAGCTTGGCCCAACACCGGCTGTTAATACGAGGAACTTTTTGGACATTTGGAAAGCACTGGACCAAGTTTGTTTGAAACGGATAACAACCTGGAAAACGGACGAGCTGCTACATATGGCGGATCAGTGGTATCCGTTGCGGTTGTCCAAGATTGGACGATTTGTGCACAAAGCAGTTTGGAAGATAAGCACCCGGCTGCGGAAGCTGAATAAGGATCAGCTGTTACGAACGGTGTTTTATATTAATTTGACACGAACCCCAGTGGAAAATATGGTTGATATTGAAATCAGTTTGAAGCAGAACTTTTTCCTGTACGGGGTTGACGATGTGGCGGTCCTGTGCATGGGATTCTTCAAAACGGAGACACCAGTGCGAAGCGTGGAGCTGATCGAGAGGATCTATCAGTTAACCATTCAAAACGCTAAAGAAGTGAAAGATATTAGTTTAACTGCGATTTTGAAACTTCTACGGTACTCGTCGAGGATCCCGAATGTGCAGTCGATGGATCGACTTCTTACAGCATTAACTCCGGAAATACCAAGATTATCccttttagcttgccttcacctAGCTCTACTGGGCACTGATGTTCACTTATGTCATCAGCCTAGCCTGCAAGCaatttttgagcgatttttgaATGACATCAAACTGCTACGCCTGAAGGACATGGAGCGCATTGCTTTCGTTGCTACTCACTACAATATGGACCTTCCGGGGCAAATCGATAGGAAATTGCTTCAAGCAATTCTGGAAGAGCTGCCGAACCGTGTTAAGGAGATAACTGACTATCCGAAATGCTATCTCGCTCTGCTAAATTTTCTTTCCCTCAAGGAGGTATACAGCGAGCAACTGATTAGGGCAGCGTTTGAGCCTCGTTTCCTGGCATTGGCTTATGGTCGAAATATCACCGCCGCGGGTAGGGAAGTTGTTGCATTGGACGCATTCCTGCGTATCAATTTGCGTGATAAAAACTACCAGGGCaactatttcccggaaaaacctttcaaaattatctcgaaactaAAGCAGGACTATGTGCCAAGTTTAGAGTACCGGTTGACCAAATCGGATAGAATGCTGTTGGAGATTCAGCAGGCCTTCCAAAGGCGACATGAATTTGCTCACATCATTCATGTGTTGCCGCATTATCAGCGTCCAGATGTGATTATGCTGTGGGATGGTGAAAAAAGCCAATTTTTGGATGTGTGCGCGAAATGTCCACCGCAGTACTCCGGCGTTATTTTGAGCAGGGAACATCTGCTGGCAGATGAGGTAGGAAATGAAAATCTTCGACTGATTGCAATTGTTGCCGGATCGTGGAATTGCTACGTTCGGGATCAGAATCGAATTACTGGTGGATTCGCCATGAAGCTGAAGCAGTTGGGCTTGATTGGGTTTGAAACGGTTGTG ATACCCTGGTACGAATGGCCAATGAATACGATTCACGCAAAAGAGTCCTACCTCTTCAACAAGATTGATAAGCAGTTGGTACAACGGTGA
- the LOC131681516 gene encoding mitochondrial ornithine transporter 1, which produces MHGKGEGAGFKTGLIDFTAGSLGGVALVYVSQPMDTVKVKMQTFPHLYRNMIDCTVRTFQRDGVVRGLYAGTLPAIVANVAENSVLFAAYGACQNFVAFVERKQSVAELTSLDNATAGFLAAFFSSFTLCPTELIKCKLQAMREVQQNNLKPNEKLQRISPYQLTKQILRTEGIPGMFRGLTSTFAREMPGYFFFFGGYEATRELLAKPGQSKDDIGVFRTMVAGAVGGVALWTSIFPADVIKSRIQVQSLTLSMTQVGIDIVRKEGALALYNGLQPTIVRTIPATAVLFVVYEYTKRFMSNLFL; this is translated from the exons ATGCACGGAAAAGGAGAAGGAGCCGGATTTAAGACGGGGCTGATTGATTTCACCGCGGGTTCGTTAG GCGGTGTTGCCCTGGTTTACGTCAGCCAGCCGATGGATACAGTGAAAGTGAAAATGCAAACCTTTCCACATCTGTATCGGAACATGATCGACTGTACGGTGCGCACATTTCAACGAGACGGTGTCGTTCGAGGTCTCTACGCGGGAACCCTACCGGCAATAGTTGCAAACGTAGCGGAGAACTCGGTGCTGTTTGCTGCATATGGAGCATGCCAGAATTTTGTTGCTTTCGTTGAACGCAAGCAATCGGTCGCAGAGCTAACCAGTCTAGACAATGCCACTGCCGGATTTCTAGCTGCCTTCTTCTCATCGTTCACACTCTGCCCAACGGAGCTGATCAAATGCAAACTGCAAGCCATGCGAGAAGTACAGCAGAATAATTTGAAACCGAATGAAAAGCTGCAGAGGATTTCGCCTTATCAGCTGACCAAACAGATTCTTCGTACGGAAGGAATTCCAGGCATGTTCCGAGGTCTCACCTCAACATTCGCTCGTGAAATGCCCGGTTATTTCTTTTTCTTCGGAGGATATGAAGCAACCCGGGAGCTTTTGGCGAAGCCAGGTCAGTCTAAGGACGACATCGGTGTATTTAGAACTATGGTGGCCGGTGCCGTCGGGGGTGTAGCTTTGTGGACATCAATCTTTCCGGCAGATGTCATCAAAAGTAGAATACAGGTCCAAAGCCTGACGCTGAGTATGACTCAGGTGGGGATCGATATCGTCCGGAAGGAGGGTGCCTTAGCACTGTACAATGGTTTGCAGCCGACGATCGTGCGAACCATTCCGGCTACGGCGGTTCTTTTTGTTGTCTATGAATACACCAAGCGGTTCATGAGCAATCTGTTCCTATAG